A genomic window from Bacteroidota bacterium includes:
- a CDS encoding peptidylprolyl isomerase, whose protein sequence is MKKQLHFFFTVCITSAICHLTSYISFSQNKDAVLMTIGNDKVTVDEFLSIYKKNNNKDGAALDKKSIEEYLDLYTIFRLKVKEAKEMGIDTSKAFRDELAGYRKTLAQPYLTEKEAVDNLVKESYDRMKWDIRTSHILVKMDADPTPEDTMDAYTRISLIRDFINGKMNAANMKKYETNVKASLKISKTSPPKDTMMAFNKLSPLKNMSKLKAHDFASVAKVVSDHGSKVNGGDLGYFTSMAQGYPYEYENAAYKAKQGEVYGPIRTPMGYHLVLVTDKRAHKELHLEHLMFLFKKNMTRDDSVKMKMKIDSISGLIKKGENFEELAKKVSDHKETAKKGGDIGWLSIGSNFPPEFKEVAFAIKDNGLVSDPVKTRFGWHIIKRIGNRELPPFDSLKIDLKGKIQKDARNSVAKEMMIAKVKTQYGFKEVMPKNYTDFYSVVDSTLPMGQWKAEKAKALTKPMFTIIDKTYTQQDFAKYIEKNYRMVGKISPKRMVDALYKPFVDEVCSNTRENRLEQEYPEFKLLMNEYSDGILLFNLTDQKVWSKAIKDTTGAKEYYAKNKEHFLWEDRLDASIYTCKDEKTAEKVKKMIKGNKSDKDILSALNKDTVFNVMVDGRTLFLKGDNAMLDKTNWTPGITASNTEKNKVVFANIRKIVKPTPKSYTEARGLVTSEYQSWLEKEWISSLKKKYPVAIDRKVFDTIQ, encoded by the coding sequence ATGAAAAAACAATTGCATTTTTTCTTTACAGTTTGTATTACATCTGCCATCTGCCATCTTACCTCTTACATTTCCTTTTCTCAAAACAAAGATGCAGTGCTCATGACCATCGGCAATGACAAAGTCACCGTAGATGAATTTCTGAGTATTTACAAAAAAAATAATAATAAAGATGGCGCAGCGCTCGATAAAAAATCAATCGAAGAGTATTTGGATTTATACACCATCTTCCGCCTCAAGGTGAAAGAAGCAAAAGAAATGGGAATTGATACCTCAAAAGCATTCAGAGATGAATTAGCCGGATACCGCAAAACCCTTGCCCAGCCCTATCTCACCGAAAAAGAAGCCGTAGATAATCTGGTGAAAGAATCCTATGACAGAATGAAATGGGACATTCGCACCAGCCACATTCTTGTCAAGATGGATGCTGACCCAACTCCTGAAGACACGATGGATGCGTATACAAGAATTTCCCTTATTAGAGATTTTATCAATGGAAAAATGAATGCGGCAAACATGAAGAAGTATGAAACTAATGTGAAAGCATCTCTTAAGATTTCCAAAACCTCCCCTCCCAAAGATACCATGATGGCTTTTAACAAATTGAGCCCGCTTAAAAACATGTCTAAACTCAAAGCGCATGACTTTGCTTCTGTGGCGAAAGTTGTTTCTGATCACGGCTCAAAAGTTAATGGCGGAGATTTAGGTTACTTCACCTCCATGGCGCAAGGATATCCTTACGAATATGAAAATGCCGCCTACAAAGCAAAGCAAGGCGAAGTGTATGGTCCCATCCGCACCCCAATGGGTTATCACCTGGTGCTGGTTACAGACAAGCGCGCTCATAAAGAATTACATCTTGAACACCTCATGTTTCTCTTCAAGAAAAACATGACGCGCGATGATTCGGTAAAAATGAAAATGAAGATTGATTCCATTTCAGGTTTGATTAAGAAGGGAGAAAATTTTGAAGAGCTGGCTAAAAAAGTTTCTGACCATAAGGAAACTGCTAAGAAAGGCGGAGACATAGGATGGCTTTCAATAGGTTCAAACTTCCCTCCCGAATTCAAAGAAGTGGCATTCGCGATAAAAGATAATGGATTGGTTTCTGATCCGGTGAAAACACGTTTTGGCTGGCACATCATCAAAAGAATCGGCAACCGCGAACTTCCTCCGTTCGATTCATTGAAAATCGACCTGAAAGGAAAAATTCAGAAAGATGCCCGCAATAGTGTGGCGAAAGAAATGATGATAGCGAAAGTGAAAACTCAGTATGGCTTTAAAGAAGTCATGCCGAAAAATTATACAGACTTTTATTCTGTAGTGGACTCTACATTGCCAATGGGTCAATGGAAAGCTGAAAAAGCAAAAGCGCTGACAAAGCCAATGTTTACTATCATAGACAAAACATACACACAACAGGATTTTGCAAAATACATTGAGAAAAATTACCGCATGGTTGGAAAAATTTCTCCCAAGCGGATGGTGGATGCGCTGTACAAGCCCTTTGTGGATGAAGTTTGTTCAAACACAAGAGAAAACCGTTTGGAACAGGAATATCCTGAATTCAAATTGCTGATGAATGAATACAGCGATGGAATCCTCCTCTTCAACCTCACCGACCAAAAGGTTTGGTCAAAAGCAATAAAAGACACTACCGGTGCAAAAGAATATTATGCAAAGAACAAGGAACATTTCCTGTGGGAAGACAGGCTTGATGCGTCCATCTATACCTGCAAGGATGAAAAAACTGCCGAGAAAGTAAAGAAGATGATAAAAGGAAATAAATCAGATAAGGATATTCTTTCTGCGTTGAATAAGGACACCGTATTTAATGTGATGGTAGATGGCAGAACATTGTTTCTCAAAGGAGATAACGCAATGCTTGATAAAACAAACTGGACACCCGGCATTACGGCAAGTAACACCGAGAAGAACAAAGTTGTATTTGCCAACATCCGAAAAATTGTGAAGCCAACTCCAAAATCGTATACCGAAGCGAGAGGTCTTGTAACAAGCGAATACCAGTCCTGGCTGGAGAAAGAATGGATTTCTTCATTGAAGAAAAAATATCCTGTTGCTATTGACAGAAAAGTATTTGATACGATACAATAA
- a CDS encoding peptidyl-prolyl cis-trans isomerase: MFLSLLRLRPRVCEVGRGSNLIRDCFFVFSVFFAIFFLSCSNNLPVNSDEKPLAKVGDAYLFPSQLKEIISKSAEQKDSVEIVRNYVNNWIHETLLLQQAEKNLTDDLKKFDKMVENYRKSLITYEYESELVKQKLDTIVSDDEIEKYYEENKSNFELKDNIIKVIYVKVRKNAPKVEKIKEWYKSNEAKDRDALSSYCYQYADNFYLDENIWLLFDDVLKEIPMKLYDKEAFLQNNRTIETQDSAHYYFVNIKGFMTKNSTSPLSFEKENIRSIILNKRKVELIKKMREDIYNEGVKNKSFEIY; this comes from the coding sequence ATGTTTCTATCACTATTGCGACTCAGACCGCGAGTTTGCGAAGTGGGAAGAGGAAGCAATCTCATCAGGGATTGCTTCTTCGTTTTTAGTGTGTTCTTTGCAATCTTTTTTCTTTCCTGCAGTAATAATTTGCCTGTTAACTCAGATGAAAAGCCATTGGCAAAAGTTGGCGATGCCTATCTTTTTCCCTCTCAGCTTAAAGAAATAATTTCTAAAAGCGCAGAACAAAAAGACAGTGTTGAAATCGTTCGTAATTATGTCAATAACTGGATTCATGAAACACTCTTGCTTCAACAGGCAGAAAAAAATCTTACAGACGATTTGAAGAAATTTGACAAGATGGTGGAGAACTACCGCAAATCACTTATAACGTATGAATACGAAAGCGAACTGGTAAAACAAAAGCTTGACACGATTGTCAGCGATGACGAAATTGAAAAATACTATGAAGAAAATAAAAGTAATTTTGAACTGAAGGACAATATTATCAAAGTGATTTACGTTAAAGTCCGCAAGAATGCACCCAAAGTTGAAAAGATTAAAGAATGGTACAAGTCAAATGAAGCTAAAGACAGAGATGCCCTTTCAAGTTATTGCTACCAATATGCCGATAATTTTTATTTAGATGAAAATATATGGTTATTGTTTGACGATGTGCTGAAAGAAATACCTATGAAACTTTATGACAAGGAAGCATTCTTGCAAAACAACCGCACTATAGAAACGCAGGATTCAGCACACTACTATTTTGTGAACATAAAAGGATTTATGACCAAGAACAGCACCTCACCGCTTTCATTTGAAAAAGAAAATATCAGGAGCATCATTCTGAATAAACGCAAAGTGGAACTTATCAAGAAGATGCGGGAGGATATTTATAACGAAGGAGTAAAAAATAAATCATTTGAAATATATTAA
- a CDS encoding peptidylprolyl isomerase, translating into MKERLHRLVICHLSLIICVFTSAICHLTSYISFAQPKVLDGVVAIVGSSPILQSEVESKRVQAKLDSVEFDRCSALEDLLYQKLLLAQAIKDSVEITDEQVEEELERRLRYYIQQFGSVLAFENFYGKNVEKFKEEFREELREVLLVQKMQAKVTDGITVSPSEVKDFFDAIPKDSIPLINAEIEVGHIMRKPKINPELKKYAKEKLETIRQEIIAGKKDFSTAAILYSEDPGSASKGGLYDHVQRGTFVPEFDAMAFRMKEKEVSEIFETDFGYHILMVEARRGEEIDVRHILLVPQPAPEDLLKAKTFLDSIADLVKKDSISITEAASRFSDDEDTKHTGGLISNPYTGSTKFEMSQLSQIDANLVFTTDKLKTGELSATELTQSHDGKQSYHIIYVKSRTEPHRANLKEDYQLMQDEALAAKKDKEVSKWIKKKITSNYIRVSEEYKNCKFDNKWIN; encoded by the coding sequence ATGAAAGAAAGATTACACAGATTAGTCATTTGTCATTTGTCATTAATCATTTGTGTTTTCACATCTGCCATCTGCCATCTTACATCTTACATTTCATTTGCACAGCCCAAGGTGCTCGATGGCGTAGTGGCGATAGTAGGTTCAAGCCCCATCCTTCAGAGCGAGGTTGAATCAAAACGTGTGCAGGCAAAACTTGATTCTGTTGAGTTTGACCGATGCTCTGCCCTGGAAGATTTACTTTATCAAAAACTTCTTCTTGCACAAGCGATAAAAGACAGCGTTGAAATTACCGATGAACAGGTAGAGGAAGAGCTGGAAAGGCGGCTGCGTTATTACATTCAGCAATTCGGCTCTGTTCTGGCATTCGAAAATTTTTATGGCAAGAATGTAGAGAAATTTAAAGAAGAATTCAGGGAGGAATTACGTGAAGTCCTTCTGGTTCAGAAAATGCAGGCGAAAGTTACCGATGGAATTACAGTCTCTCCATCTGAAGTAAAAGATTTTTTTGATGCTATTCCGAAAGACAGCATTCCGCTTATCAATGCAGAAATAGAAGTAGGGCATATTATGAGAAAGCCAAAAATAAATCCTGAACTGAAAAAATACGCTAAAGAAAAACTGGAAACAATACGTCAGGAAATCATTGCAGGGAAAAAAGATTTTTCAACAGCGGCAATATTATATTCTGAAGACCCCGGCTCTGCTTCCAAAGGCGGGTTGTATGACCATGTTCAGCGCGGAACGTTTGTGCCTGAATTTGATGCCATGGCATTTCGAATGAAAGAGAAAGAAGTATCAGAAATATTCGAAACAGATTTTGGCTATCACATATTGATGGTGGAAGCGCGAAGGGGAGAAGAGATTGATGTGCGCCATATTCTTCTTGTCCCTCAGCCCGCTCCGGAAGATTTGCTGAAAGCAAAAACTTTTCTTGACAGTATTGCCGATTTAGTGAAGAAAGATTCTATCTCTATCACAGAAGCCGCCTCGCGCTTTTCTGATGATGAAGATACCAAGCATACAGGAGGGCTTATCAGCAACCCTTACACCGGCAGCACTAAATTTGAAATGAGCCAGCTCAGCCAGATTGACGCTAACCTTGTTTTCACTACCGACAAACTTAAAACAGGTGAATTGTCTGCTACAGAATTAACCCAATCGCATGATGGAAAACAATCGTATCACATCATCTATGTGAAAAGCAGGACAGAACCGCATCGTGCTAATCTCAAAGAAGATTACCAACTCATGCAAGACGAAGCGCTGGCGGCAAAAAAAGATAAGGAAGTAAGCAAATGGATAAAGAAAAAGATAACTTCTAATTATATTCGCGTTTCAGAAGAATATAAAAATTGTAAGTTTGATAATAAG